The Phycisphaeraceae bacterium genome has a window encoding:
- a CDS encoding filamentous hemagglutinin N-terminal domain-containing protein codes for MRRRARAAGRAAVVAATTAVFMGGVLTDVARADVDGARVRRGDVSITQRNGRTIIRASDGSIIDYRSFNIGSGEMVRFIQPGEFARVLNRITGDSPTVIEGALRANGQVYLVNPAGISFTRGATINVGGLHAAAGTMTNGAFLRGVSHFTNLEGEVFNAGSIRAGQVHLAGQRVVNEGAIASPRGIVTMVAGDEVLIRQHGERITVRVDGRTLTDQTQPHAGATRPDEQAAPGVSNSGTVDARRGQVVLGAGDLYALGIHNTGSLRAAGGRVTAAASDGAIINEGDISASVAAGRAGRVTVQAPSVSNKGQISADADQGVAGFVEVTSRNHTLLHGGSRVSAAGGAGTAHGGEVLIHSYDGLTVHGTGAMVDVSGGAIGGRGGFAEISGLSLVMNGGVDLSSVEPGMAGTLLIDPWDVRISNTGTHDGFLLDGFVDFNEGGMINIRLSAAAIEAIVGDIIIQATNDLFVNYRVNLVHGNNVRLEAGRHLVYNKPIRGANDLTLHANALGGLDGDITINAPLEVAGGLRLQGARTFFLNHASLLAGGDIEIGSAIDSRVVMGAHLGLTAPMTRFLSPIDGHGFDLTISGAARFDDSVGELSPVRILTVIGPAQVHGELMQADLSIRMRDDLSIADTVMFRAPQVVFAGAVDSLGGPHGLMVEGSTFFIGPVGSASPLRSVMVQGPLSMRGHLVRTTRSQHYAGPVQVGGPGVFEGYSIRFFDRLDGATFLSDSIHVRGNAFFGGAVGEMYDLESLTVDGWARLNGGLVRTLGDQHYGRNALLGADTVLRSVDSGSIRFAGALDGPFDLAIETAGTTRFDRSVGGRAPLDRLTTDAGGSTQARGRINARAIELGDRLTLSGDLALAGMNWVDIGDGADGAGADLRILSPETRLRGDLLDLGRFTTDAAGSTWIDADRIQARSIRFGDAALLVRNGVMEATEFIRFGSVLDGPFALTLQTPGVTRFDGLVGSVTPLDAIITDAGGVTRLPLAMNARIVDLGDRVILSGDSTLTGADSITLRSGLRGHGGDLHLASPQTRLHGVFSDLGLLETDADGMTILDAPLIRTTEAQFHDMVMLGGATRIRSTGDTTFASTLDGGFDLDLTAAGRVMLGGAVGGIESLRSLDVASGGVIHLDGGLVRTLENLSLRGGVSHVGPAVATITGLGPDGSLVFRSANGWVSLGRGSRVTALGDLIIEGGAGVAVGDLSALGDIRVTAPVIEVHTRVGGDVLNRDGGVTRDSRVDIIAGGGIDFSVEPALLGFGREPVLATTTGEGISATLMGFSARSFEDLDASWFTFGDTVLDLIAPPPAIIPPPPPPPPPVTGANPATVEPSDGPEPDGGRARDLLLLDPVVRRNLERLAIYTRELDRAELVTTAQASALMDDASRVGPSGVIDRAPTVVNRLSRDLVLEALAAYATLFFAEPTTVDTDFAQRADRAAEIRAALASAIQRDGATADEVDALRRILTNLRASGLTRAEYERSRRAVLAPITPEGVSEARMLELVEGPVSATF; via the coding sequence ATGCGACGGAGGGCCCGCGCCGCTGGCCGCGCGGCGGTGGTCGCCGCGACGACGGCCGTTTTCATGGGCGGCGTGCTCACCGATGTCGCACGGGCCGACGTGGACGGCGCCCGGGTGCGCCGGGGCGATGTGAGCATTACGCAGCGGAACGGCCGCACCATCATCCGCGCCAGCGACGGCAGCATCATCGACTATCGTTCGTTCAACATCGGTTCCGGCGAGATGGTGCGGTTCATCCAGCCGGGCGAGTTCGCGCGCGTGCTCAACCGCATCACCGGCGATTCGCCCACGGTCATCGAGGGCGCGCTGCGCGCCAACGGGCAGGTGTACCTCGTGAACCCCGCGGGAATTTCCTTCACGCGCGGGGCCACCATCAACGTGGGCGGACTTCACGCCGCCGCGGGGACCATGACCAACGGGGCCTTCCTGCGCGGCGTCTCGCACTTCACCAATCTGGAGGGCGAGGTCTTCAACGCCGGTTCGATCCGCGCCGGGCAGGTGCATCTGGCGGGACAGCGCGTCGTCAACGAAGGCGCCATCGCCAGCCCGCGCGGCATCGTCACAATGGTCGCGGGGGATGAGGTGCTCATCCGCCAGCACGGCGAGCGCATCACGGTCCGCGTGGATGGCAGGACGCTGACCGATCAGACGCAGCCGCACGCCGGCGCGACCCGACCTGATGAGCAGGCCGCACCGGGCGTGTCCAACAGCGGCACGGTGGATGCCCGCCGCGGGCAGGTGGTGCTCGGCGCGGGCGACCTCTACGCCCTGGGGATTCACAACACCGGCTCACTGCGCGCGGCGGGGGGGCGGGTGACCGCCGCCGCATCGGACGGCGCGATTATCAACGAGGGCGACATTTCCGCTTCGGTGGCCGCGGGTCGTGCCGGACGGGTGACGGTGCAGGCGCCGAGCGTCTCCAACAAGGGCCAGATCAGCGCGGATGCCGATCAGGGCGTCGCCGGCTTTGTCGAAGTCACCAGCCGCAACCACACGCTGCTGCACGGCGGCAGCCGCGTCTCCGCGGCGGGCGGCGCGGGCACGGCCCACGGCGGCGAGGTGCTGATCCACAGCTACGACGGGCTGACCGTTCACGGAACGGGGGCGATGGTGGACGTGTCCGGCGGCGCGATCGGGGGGCGGGGCGGCTTCGCCGAAATCTCCGGGCTTTCACTGGTGATGAACGGCGGCGTTGACCTGAGTTCCGTCGAGCCCGGTATGGCGGGCACGCTGCTCATCGACCCGTGGGACGTGCGCATTTCCAACACCGGCACGCACGATGGCTTCCTGCTCGATGGCTTCGTCGACTTCAACGAGGGCGGCATGATCAACATCCGCCTTTCCGCGGCTGCGATCGAGGCCATCGTCGGCGACATCATCATCCAGGCGACGAACGACCTGTTCGTGAACTACCGCGTCAACCTGGTGCATGGCAACAACGTGCGGCTCGAGGCGGGGCGGCATCTGGTCTACAACAAGCCGATTCGCGGCGCCAACGACCTGACGCTCCATGCGAACGCACTGGGCGGCCTTGACGGCGACATCACGATCAACGCGCCGCTCGAGGTCGCCGGGGGTTTGCGCCTGCAGGGAGCGCGGACCTTCTTCCTCAATCATGCCTCGCTGCTGGCGGGCGGCGACATCGAGATCGGGTCGGCCATTGACAGCCGCGTCGTGATGGGCGCCCACCTGGGGCTGACGGCCCCCATGACCCGGTTCCTCTCGCCGATCGACGGTCATGGCTTCGACCTGACCATCAGCGGAGCGGCCCGGTTCGACGATTCGGTGGGCGAGCTTTCCCCGGTGCGGATTCTCACCGTCATCGGCCCCGCCCAGGTGCATGGCGAGTTGATGCAGGCGGACCTGTCCATCCGCATGCGAGACGACCTGTCGATCGCCGACACCGTGATGTTCCGTGCGCCGCAGGTCGTGTTCGCCGGCGCGGTGGATTCACTCGGCGGTCCGCATGGGCTGATGGTGGAGGGCTCCACGTTCTTCATCGGCCCCGTCGGCAGCGCCTCGCCGCTGCGCTCGGTCATGGTGCAGGGGCCGCTCTCCATGCGCGGCCACCTGGTTCGCACCACCCGGTCGCAGCACTATGCCGGCCCCGTACAGGTCGGCGGTCCTGGTGTGTTCGAGGGATACTCCATCCGGTTCTTCGATCGGCTCGATGGCGCCACGTTTCTGTCCGACTCGATTCACGTCCGCGGCAACGCCTTCTTCGGCGGCGCGGTCGGTGAGATGTACGACCTGGAATCGCTCACCGTTGACGGATGGGCGCGGCTCAACGGCGGGCTGGTCCGCACGCTGGGCGACCAGCACTACGGACGCAACGCCCTGCTTGGCGCCGACACCGTGCTGCGCAGCGTTGATAGCGGCTCGATTCGCTTCGCCGGCGCGCTGGATGGCCCATTCGACCTCGCCATCGAGACGGCCGGAACAACCCGATTTGATCGATCCGTCGGCGGGCGGGCGCCGCTTGATCGGCTCACGACCGATGCCGGAGGCAGCACGCAGGCCCGCGGGCGCATCAACGCCCGCGCCATCGAATTGGGTGATCGGCTGACGCTGAGCGGCGACCTGGCGCTGGCGGGCATGAACTGGGTTGACATCGGCGATGGTGCGGACGGCGCGGGAGCGGATCTTCGAATCCTCTCGCCAGAGACTCGCCTCAGAGGCGACCTGCTCGACCTCGGACGTTTCACCACGGACGCCGCCGGTTCGACGTGGATCGATGCGGATCGGATTCAGGCGCGGTCGATTCGGTTCGGCGACGCCGCGCTCCTGGTCCGCAATGGCGTGATGGAGGCAACCGAGTTCATCCGCTTCGGTTCGGTGCTGGATGGGCCGTTCGCGCTGACGCTCCAGACGCCAGGCGTAACGCGGTTCGACGGGCTGGTCGGGAGCGTGACCCCGCTCGATGCGATCATCACCGACGCGGGAGGTGTGACGCGGCTGCCGCTGGCGATGAACGCGAGGATCGTGGACCTCGGCGACCGGGTGATCCTGTCCGGCGACTCCACGCTCACCGGCGCGGATTCGATCACGCTGCGCAGCGGCCTCCGGGGGCACGGAGGCGACCTGCATCTGGCTTCGCCTCAGACACGCCTGCACGGTGTATTCAGCGATCTCGGGTTGCTGGAGACCGATGCCGACGGCATGACCATTCTCGACGCGCCGCTGATCCGGACGACTGAGGCACAGTTCCACGACATGGTCATGCTGGGCGGCGCGACGCGGATCAGATCAACTGGCGATACGACCTTCGCATCGACGCTGGATGGCGGCTTCGACCTCGATCTGACCGCCGCCGGGCGCGTGATGCTGGGCGGCGCCGTGGGTGGCATCGAGTCGCTGCGGTCGCTTGACGTGGCGTCAGGCGGCGTGATCCATCTCGACGGAGGGCTGGTGCGGACGCTGGAGAACCTGTCGCTGCGCGGCGGGGTTTCTCACGTCGGACCGGCCGTGGCCACGATCACCGGACTTGGGCCGGATGGCTCGCTGGTGTTCCGCTCGGCGAACGGCTGGGTTTCGCTCGGCCGTGGCTCGCGGGTGACGGCCCTGGGCGACCTCATCATCGAGGGCGGCGCGGGCGTCGCCGTGGGTGATTTGAGCGCGCTGGGCGACATTCGCGTCACCGCGCCGGTGATCGAGGTTCACACCCGCGTGGGCGGCGACGTGCTCAATCGCGACGGCGGCGTCACCCGCGACTCGCGCGTGGACATCATCGCAGGTGGCGGCATCGACTTCAGCGTCGAGCCGGCGCTGCTCGGGTTCGGGCGCGAGCCGGTGCTGGCCACGACGACGGGCGAGGGCATCAGCGCCACACTGATGGGCTTCTCGGCGCGTTCGTTTGAGGATCTGGACGCCTCGTGGTTCACGTTTGGCGACACGGTGCTCGACCTGATTGCGCCGCCGCCCGCGATCATTCCACCTCCGCCTCCTCCCCCGCCACCGGTGACCGGCGCCAATCCCGCCACGGTGGAGCCGAGCGACGGGCCTGAGCCGGATGGCGGCCGCGCCCGCGATTTGCTGCTGCTTGACCCCGTGGTCCGGCGCAACCTGGAGCGTCTGGCCATCTACACGCGCGAACTGGATCGTGCGGAACTCGTCACCACCGCACAGGCCAGTGCGTTGATGGATGACGCCAGTCGGGTCGGTCCGTCCGGCGTCATCGACCGCGCGCCCACGGTGGTCAACCGCCTCTCACGTGACCTGGTGCTTGAGGCGCTGGCCGCATACGCCACGCTGTTCTTCGCCGAGCCGACGACCGTGGACACCGACTTCGCCCAGCGGGCCGACCGCGCGGCGGAGATTCGCGCGGCGCTCGCATCCGCGATTCAGCGGGACGGAGCCACGGCGGACGAGGTTGACGCCCTCCGGCGAATCCTGACCAACCTGCGGGCCAGCGGGCTCACGCGAGCGGAGTATGAGCGCTCCCGCCGCGCCGTACTCGCCCCCATCACGCCCGAGGGCGTGAGCGAAGCCCGCATGCTCGAACTGGTGGAAGGCCCTGTTTCCGCCACGTTCTGA
- a CDS encoding Na/Pi cotransporter family protein — translation MISTSLGGIGMFLLGMILMTGGLKALAGQSLRAGLARATGNRFLSFATGAGLTALVQSSAAVTLTTIGFVSAGIMTFQQSVGVILGANVGTTFTGWIVSLLGLKLSIGAAAMPLIAVGAMIRLVSRDRIAAIGEAIAGFGLLFVGIDLLATGMAGLVNRIDPSVFPEPTWLGRWVLVGIGFVMALVMQSSSAAMATTLAALHAGNLNFDQAAALIIGQNVGTTVSAGVASLGGSTAARRTAASHILFNLTTCLAATLLLTPFIAIVKAGSPALEPAPGPVTLAAFHTVFNLGGALLFLPIIKPFARLIERLLPEHEPDLIRRLDVTLLRDPPTAVEAARRTAIDVAAVVIETLRDYVTHGAAGTMRPRLEAADRALAETRLYLANVRTPEAARAAYQRHLSTLHAVDHLDRLIEAAGEPRSARTAARDPALRDMARGMLDEFDATLAWLKDVEKPAPAGVLEAMSKSLAEQRKQHRPRILEDTAHGRLTPDEATDQLEAARWVDRLGYHIWRAVLHLGETPVPVAPTGVHTDPANGGNG, via the coding sequence ATGATCTCAACCTCACTCGGCGGCATCGGCATGTTCCTGCTGGGCATGATCCTCATGACCGGCGGGCTCAAGGCGCTGGCGGGCCAGTCGCTGCGGGCCGGGCTGGCCAGGGCGACCGGCAATCGCTTCCTGTCCTTCGCCACCGGCGCCGGATTGACGGCCCTCGTCCAATCCTCCGCGGCGGTGACGCTGACGACGATCGGCTTCGTCAGCGCCGGGATCATGACGTTCCAGCAGTCGGTGGGAGTGATTCTGGGGGCGAATGTCGGCACCACATTCACCGGCTGGATCGTTTCGCTGCTGGGCTTGAAACTCAGCATCGGCGCTGCGGCCATGCCGCTCATCGCCGTGGGGGCCATGATCCGGCTTGTCTCGCGTGACCGCATCGCCGCCATCGGCGAGGCCATCGCCGGGTTCGGCCTGCTGTTCGTGGGCATCGACCTGCTCGCCACGGGCATGGCGGGGCTGGTGAACCGCATCGACCCGTCGGTGTTTCCGGAGCCGACCTGGCTGGGCCGATGGGTGCTGGTGGGCATCGGCTTCGTGATGGCGTTGGTCATGCAATCCTCGAGCGCCGCGATGGCCACCACCCTCGCCGCCCTGCACGCGGGAAACCTGAACTTCGACCAGGCCGCCGCGCTCATCATCGGACAGAACGTCGGCACCACGGTGAGCGCGGGCGTGGCGTCGCTGGGGGGTTCGACGGCGGCGCGCCGCACCGCAGCGTCGCACATTCTCTTCAACCTGACGACCTGCCTGGCCGCCACGCTGCTGCTGACACCGTTCATCGCCATCGTCAAGGCGGGCTCTCCCGCGCTCGAGCCAGCGCCTGGTCCGGTCACGCTCGCCGCCTTTCACACCGTCTTCAACCTGGGCGGAGCGCTGCTCTTCCTGCCCATCATCAAGCCCTTCGCGCGGCTGATTGAGCGACTGCTGCCGGAGCACGAACCGGACCTGATCCGTCGCCTTGATGTGACGCTGCTGCGCGACCCCCCCACCGCTGTCGAGGCCGCGCGGCGCACCGCCATCGACGTCGCCGCCGTCGTCATCGAAACCCTCCGAGACTACGTCACACACGGGGCGGCGGGAACCATGCGGCCACGACTGGAAGCCGCCGATCGCGCCCTGGCGGAGACGCGGCTCTACCTGGCCAATGTACGCACGCCCGAGGCGGCCAGAGCGGCATATCAGCGGCATCTGTCCACCCTGCACGCGGTGGATCACCTCGACCGGCTGATCGAAGCCGCTGGAGAGCCGCGCAGCGCCCGCACCGCGGCGCGCGACCCCGCGCTGCGCGACATGGCCCGCGGGATGCTCGATGAGTTCGACGCCACGCTGGCGTGGCTGAAGGATGTCGAGAAGCCCGCCCCCGCAGGCGTGCTCGAAGCGATGTCCAAGTCGCTGGCGGAGCAGCGGAAACAGCATCGTCCGCGGATCCTGGAAGACACCGCCCACGGGCGGCTGACGCCCGACGAGGCCACGGATCAACTGGAAGCCGCCCGCTGGGTGGATCGGCTGGGGTACCACATCTGGCGGGCCGTGCTGCACCTCGGTGAGACGCCCGTGCCGGTGGCGCCGACCGGGGTGCACACGGACCCGGCGAATGGGGGAAACGGCTGA
- the argH gene encoding argininosuccinate lyase, giving the protein MWGGRFEGDADPLFRAFNDSLPVDRRLAHDDIIGSIAWAQAIRDAGVLTAAECDRLTAALRELDDHVRDNPGVFDDAADEDIHGWVERELIARVGDLGKKLHTGRSRNDQVATDFRLWTRRAVDARIEELRDLARVLIDLGEREFGTIIPGYTHLQRAMPVLFAHWCLAYVEMFERDIERLHDARRRVNRCPLGSAALAGTSFPIDREALAKRLGFDGPTRNSLDGVSDRDFAIETLAALSLCSLHLSRLAEDLIIYSTAEFGFVEMSDAVTSGSSLMPQKKNPDAMELIRGKCGRIVGALTGLMMTVKGTSLAYNKDFQEDKPPLFLAMDEVSMCLRMAARALVDLKTRPQVARRAAEGGYANATSFANYLVSRGVPFREAHEQTGRAVRRAIEQGVALEALSLADLQRLAPAVDGGVYDVIRLDRVIASCDVPGGTNPGRVREALAAARDRLK; this is encoded by the coding sequence ATGTGGGGCGGCCGCTTCGAGGGTGACGCCGATCCTCTTTTTCGCGCCTTCAACGATTCGCTGCCCGTCGATCGCCGTCTGGCGCACGATGACATCATCGGGTCCATTGCCTGGGCCCAGGCGATCCGCGACGCGGGCGTGCTGACGGCCGCCGAGTGCGACCGACTCACCGCCGCCCTGCGCGAACTGGATGACCACGTGCGGGACAACCCGGGCGTCTTCGATGACGCCGCGGATGAGGACATTCACGGCTGGGTCGAGCGCGAGCTCATCGCCCGCGTGGGCGACCTGGGCAAGAAGCTCCATACCGGGCGCAGCCGCAATGACCAGGTGGCCACGGACTTCCGCCTGTGGACCCGCCGGGCCGTCGACGCCCGCATCGAGGAATTGCGCGACCTCGCTCGCGTCCTCATCGATCTGGGCGAGCGCGAGTTTGGCACGATCATCCCCGGCTACACGCACCTGCAGCGGGCCATGCCGGTGCTCTTCGCCCACTGGTGCCTGGCCTACGTGGAAATGTTCGAGCGCGACATCGAGCGGCTGCACGATGCCCGCCGCCGCGTCAACCGTTGCCCGCTGGGCTCCGCCGCGCTGGCGGGCACGTCGTTCCCCATCGACCGCGAGGCGCTGGCGAAGCGGTTGGGCTTCGACGGCCCCACGCGCAACTCGCTGGATGGGGTCTCCGATCGGGACTTCGCCATTGAGACCCTCGCGGCTCTCTCGCTCTGCTCGCTCCACCTCTCGCGGCTGGCGGAGGACCTCATCATCTACTCCACCGCGGAGTTCGGCTTCGTGGAGATGAGCGACGCCGTCACCAGCGGCTCCTCGCTCATGCCGCAGAAGAAGAACCCGGACGCGATGGAGCTGATCCGGGGAAAGTGCGGGCGCATCGTCGGCGCGCTCACCGGGCTGATGATGACCGTCAAGGGCACGTCGCTGGCGTACAACAAGGACTTTCAGGAAGACAAGCCGCCGCTCTTTTTGGCGATGGACGAGGTTTCCATGTGTCTTCGCATGGCGGCGCGGGCGCTGGTGGATCTGAAGACGCGGCCGCAGGTCGCCCGACGCGCGGCCGAGGGCGGCTACGCCAACGCCACCAGTTTCGCCAACTACCTGGTGTCGCGGGGCGTGCCCTTCCGAGAAGCGCACGAGCAGACCGGCCGGGCCGTGCGGCGAGCGATCGAACAGGGCGTGGCGCTTGAAGCACTGTCGTTGGCCGATCTGCAGCGCCTCGCGCCCGCGGTGGACGGCGGCGTGTACGACGTGATCCGGCTGGACCGGGTGATCGCCTCGTGCGACGTGCCGGGAGGCACGAACCCGGGTCGCGTGCGCGAGGCCCTTGCCGCGGCGCGTGATCGGCTGAAGTGA
- a CDS encoding argininosuccinate synthase, translated as MADKVVLAYSGGLDTSAIIPWLIENYRCEVIAICGDVGQGEGELDGLEEKARKSGASACYVVDLREEFVEEYVYPTILSGAVYEGKYLLGTSMARPVLAKHQVELALQVGADALAHGCTGKGNDQVRFESTFAALAPHLQVIAPWREWNLKSREDLIRYIRERNIPCTASLEKIYSRDRNLWHISHEGGALEDPWNAPPEDVWMLTRSVADAPNEPENVTLGFERGRARTLNGKRMKSHEIIAALNVVAGRHGVGRVDIVENRLVGMKSRGCYETPGGTVLMEALRGLEQLCLDRETLHFREHMGLRFAEIVYNGQWFTPLREAMQASIDVIAQRLIGDVVVRLHKGMATATQRRSPNSLYSEDYATFGEEAVYDQKDAKGFIRLFSLPSRIAAMQKMHREGMVK; from the coding sequence ATGGCCGACAAAGTGGTGCTGGCGTATTCAGGCGGGCTGGACACGAGCGCGATCATCCCCTGGCTGATCGAGAACTACCGCTGCGAGGTGATCGCCATCTGCGGCGACGTGGGGCAGGGCGAGGGTGAGCTCGACGGGCTGGAGGAGAAGGCCCGCAAGTCCGGCGCCAGCGCCTGTTACGTGGTGGACTTGCGAGAGGAGTTCGTGGAGGAGTACGTCTACCCCACGATCCTCTCCGGCGCGGTGTACGAGGGCAAGTACCTGCTCGGCACCTCGATGGCCCGCCCGGTGCTGGCCAAGCATCAGGTGGAACTCGCCCTGCAGGTCGGCGCCGACGCGCTGGCTCACGGCTGCACGGGCAAGGGCAACGATCAGGTGCGCTTCGAGAGCACCTTCGCCGCGCTGGCCCCGCATCTGCAGGTGATCGCCCCGTGGCGGGAGTGGAATCTCAAGTCGCGCGAGGATCTGATCCGCTACATCCGCGAGCGGAACATTCCCTGCACGGCGTCGCTGGAGAAGATCTACTCGCGCGACCGAAACCTCTGGCACATCTCGCACGAGGGCGGCGCGCTGGAAGACCCGTGGAACGCCCCGCCCGAGGACGTGTGGATGCTTACACGCTCCGTGGCCGACGCCCCGAACGAGCCGGAGAACGTGACCCTGGGCTTCGAGCGCGGCCGCGCCCGCACGCTCAACGGCAAGCGCATGAAGAGCCACGAGATCATCGCGGCCCTCAACGTCGTCGCCGGCAGGCATGGCGTGGGGCGCGTGGACATCGTGGAGAACCGTCTGGTCGGCATGAAGTCGCGCGGCTGCTATGAGACGCCCGGCGGAACGGTGCTCATGGAGGCCCTTCGCGGGCTGGAGCAGCTCTGCCTCGACCGCGAGACGCTGCACTTCCGCGAGCACATGGGGCTTCGCTTCGCGGAAATCGTCTACAACGGCCAATGGTTCACCCCCCTTCGCGAGGCCATGCAGGCGAGCATCGACGTCATCGCCCAGCGGCTCATCGGCGACGTGGTCGTGCGTCTCCACAAGGGGATGGCGACCGCCACCCAGCGCCGCAGCCCCAACTCGCTCTACTCCGAGGACTACGCCACCTTCGGCGAGGAGGCCGTCTACGACCAGAAGGACGCCAAGGGCTTCATCCGCCTCTTCTCGCTGCCCTCGCGAATCGCCGCCATGCAGAAGATGCACCGTGAGGGGATGGTGAAGTGA